Within the Candidatus Eisenbacteria bacterium genome, the region CCCCGGCGACGGTCTTGCATGATTCCGCCCTCACATGCGCCAGCGCCTGCTCGTGCGCGCCACTCTGCTGGGTGTGTGCCTGCTCCTGCTCGGTCGGCCGTGTTTCGCCGAGCCCACCGCGGCCGACCTGGCGACGCAGGCCATCTCCGAATGCGAGAAGGGTCGCCTGCTCCCCGATCGTGACGAGCGCGCGGCGTCCTTCGCGCGCGGCGAGAAGCTCGCCCTGCACGCCGTCGCGCTCGACGACACCTGCGCCGATGCCCACTTCGCCGTCTTCTGCAATCGCGGCGAGACGATGCGGCTCGATGGCGAGAGCATCACGGACGTCCTCGCGCTGCGCGGTCTGCTCGCCGAGCTCGACCGCACGCTCGAGCTGCGGCCCGACGATTCGCGCGCGCTCGCGGCCAAGGGCACGTTCCTCGTGCGCCTGCCGCGCCTGCTCGGTGGCGACGTCGAGCGCGGCGAGCAGATGCTGCGCCGCGTGCTCGTGCTGGACCCCGAGACGGTGACGGCCCGCCTGGGCCTCGCGCGCGTGTGCAGCTACCGCGGCCAGCGGGACGAAGCGCTCCAGTACGCGACCCGTGCGCTCGAGGTCGCCAAAGAGCTCGGACGCGCGGACAAGGTAGCCGAGGCGCAGGCGATGCTCGCCGAGCTCGGCGTGAAGCGCTGACCGCGAGGGCGGCGTGGCCCCGTCGCTCTCGCCCGCGTCGCGCGCCGCGGCCCTGCGCGACCTCGGGGCGAGCGAGCTCGACCTGCTCGTCATCGGCGGAGGCATCACGGGCGCCGGCATCGCTCGCGACGCCGCGCTTCGCGGGGTGCGCACCGGCCTCGTCGAGGCCGTCGACTTCGCCGCCGGGACGAGCAGCCGCAGCTCGAAGCTGATCCACGGCGGCATCCGCTACCTGCAGCAGGGCGACATCGCCCTCGTGCGCGAGGCGGCGACCGAGCGCGCGGTGTTGCGTCGCATCGCGCCGCACCTGGCCGAGCCGCTCCTCATGGTGATGCCGACCTACCGGATGGCGTCGCACCTGAAGCTGCGGACGGGCCTCTTCATGTTCGAACGCGTGGCGCCGGTCGACGCCGGCGATCGCCACCAGATGTGGGATCGCGCCGAAGCGCTGAAAGAGGAGCCGCTTCTGTCCGCCCAGGGCCTCTACGGCGCCGGCACGTTCACCGAGTACCTCACCGACGACGCACGCCTCGTCCTGGCGAACGTGCAGGGTGCGCACGCTTCCGGCGCTCTGGTCGCGAACCACGCCGAGGTGGTGAGCCTCGAAGCCGGCCGGGCGACGGTGCGCGATACGCTGACCGGCGAGACGTACAGGGTGCGCGCCCGCGTGGTCGTGAACGCGGCCGGCCCGTGGGTCGACGAGCTCCGGCGGCGGGCGGGGGCGAGCGGCGGGCGGCGGCTGCAGCTCACCAAGGGCATCCATCTGGTCGTGCCCCACGCGCGCCTGCCGGTCACCCACAGCGTGATCATGACCGCGTCGGACAAGCGCTCGATCTTCGTCGTCCCGCGCGACGGCATGACGTACATCGGAACGACCGACACGTTCTATCCCGACGCGGTGCTCGTCCCGGAGGTGACGCGCGCCGACGCCGACTACCTGCTCGAGGCGACGAACCGCACCTTCCGGGGCGTCGCGATCGCGACGGCGGACGTCACCGGCACGTGGTCGGGTCTTCGCCCGCTGCTCGCGGAAGAGGGCAAGTCGCCGTCGGAGATCTCGCGCAAGGACGAGACCATGGTCGACGCCGCGACCGGGCTCGTGTCGATCGCGGGCGGAAAGCTCACGGCCTATCGCCGCATGGCCGAGCGCATCGTGGATCTCGTCGGCGAGCGGCTCGGGCGCCGCCTCGCCCCCTGCACGACGAGCGACGTCCCGCTTCCGGGCGGCGAGGCGCCGGCGCCCGCGCTGCCGGGTGGGCTCGCTCCCCACGAGCAGAGCCGGCTGCGTCGCCTCTACGGCGGGCATTGTGCGCGCCTGCTCGCGCGCGACGCGAGCGGAGCGTGCGTCGATGGTCTCCCCGGCATCCTCCGCGTCGAGATCGAGCACGCGATCGACGAGGAGATGGCCCTGACGCTCGAAGACGTCCTCGAGCGCCGGACGCGCGCGCTCCTGTTCGACGCCGGGCAGGGGCTCGGCGGTGTTGCAGCGACCGCCGCGATCATGGCACGTCGCCTCGGCTGGGACGACGCGCGGACCGCGCAGGAGATCGATCGCTACCGCAGCCTCGCCGCCGGCCTGAGGAGCTTTGCATGACGAAGATCGGTGAGGTGCTCGCGAAGGCGCTCGGCGCGGATCGGGTCTCCGAGGCCAAGGAGGCGCTGGCCGCCCATCGCGTCGACTACTGGTTCCTCGCCCACCTTCGCGAGTTCCAGGGACGCGCCGGCCGCGGTCCCGCGTGCGTGGTCACGCCGCGCAGCACCGAAGAGGTCGCGACCGCCGTGCGGACGGCGCAGCACCACGGCGTCGCGATCGTCCCGTACGGCGGCGGCTCGGGCGTGCTCGGCGGGGCGGTGCCACCCGACGGCGCGCTCGTCATCGACCTCCGCGCCATGAATGCGCTCCTCGACCTCAACGAGACGGCGCTGACCGCGCGCGTGCAGGCGGGCATGATGGGCGACGTCTACGAAGCCACCATCACGGCCCGCGGCTACACCACGGGGCACTACCCGCAGTCGATCGCGCGCGCGACGGTGGGCGGCCTCGTCGCCACGCGCTCGGCCGGGCAGTTCTCCACCAAGTACGGCAACATCGAGGACCTCCTGCTCGGCATGGAAGCGGTGCTGCCGAGCGGCAGCGTGGTGCGCCTCGACACGTTCCCGCGCTCGGCCACGGGCCCACAGCTGCGCGAGCTCTTCCTCGGGTCCGAAGGTGCCTTCGGCATCGTCACCGAGGCGACGCTGAAGGTCTTCCCGCTCCCCGAGCGCCGCGAGGTGGCGAGCTTCGCCTTCCCGACCATGGCCGACGGCCTCGAAGCCATCCGGCGCATCGTCCGTCCGGGCTGGCGGCCGGCGGTCGTGCGGCTCTACGATCAGCTCGAGAGCGCCCGGCACTTCAGCGCACATGGTGCGCCCGCGGATCGCTGCATGCTGCTCGTCGTCTGCGAGGGACCGGCGGCGCTCGCGAGCGCCGAGCTCCGCGCCTGCACCGACGTCGCCGAGGCGATGCGCGCGACGTCGGTCGGCGCCGAACCGGTGACGCACTGGCTCGGCAACCGCAACAACGTGCCGTCCTGGGACTTCTTCCTCCAGAACGGCCTCGTCGTCGACACCATCGAGGTGGCCGCCACGTGGGATCGCGTGAGCGCCCTCTACGA harbors:
- a CDS encoding FAD-binding oxidoreductase, with product MTKIGEVLAKALGADRVSEAKEALAAHRVDYWFLAHLREFQGRAGRGPACVVTPRSTEEVATAVRTAQHHGVAIVPYGGGSGVLGGAVPPDGALVIDLRAMNALLDLNETALTARVQAGMMGDVYEATITARGYTTGHYPQSIARATVGGLVATRSAGQFSTKYGNIEDLLLGMEAVLPSGSVVRLDTFPRSATGPQLRELFLGSEGAFGIVTEATLKVFPLPERREVASFAFPTMADGLEAIRRIVRPGWRPAVVRLYDQLESARHFSAHGAPADRCMLLVVCEGPAALASAELRACTDVAEAMRATSVGAEPVTHWLGNRNNVPSWDFFLQNGLVVDTIEVAATWDRVSALYDRVVASLGKVPGLIAGSAHSSHSYGQGTNLYITFAIKPDDYADAERLYLAAWGCVMETTIAAGGTIAHHHGIGRLRVPWLERELKTAYPVLQALKRALDPAGLMNPGTLLR
- a CDS encoding glycerol-3-phosphate dehydrogenase/oxidase → MAPSLSPASRAAALRDLGASELDLLVIGGGITGAGIARDAALRGVRTGLVEAVDFAAGTSSRSSKLIHGGIRYLQQGDIALVREAATERAVLRRIAPHLAEPLLMVMPTYRMASHLKLRTGLFMFERVAPVDAGDRHQMWDRAEALKEEPLLSAQGLYGAGTFTEYLTDDARLVLANVQGAHASGALVANHAEVVSLEAGRATVRDTLTGETYRVRARVVVNAAGPWVDELRRRAGASGGRRLQLTKGIHLVVPHARLPVTHSVIMTASDKRSIFVVPRDGMTYIGTTDTFYPDAVLVPEVTRADADYLLEATNRTFRGVAIATADVTGTWSGLRPLLAEEGKSPSEISRKDETMVDAATGLVSIAGGKLTAYRRMAERIVDLVGERLGRRLAPCTTSDVPLPGGEAPAPALPGGLAPHEQSRLRRLYGGHCARLLARDASGACVDGLPGILRVEIEHAIDEEMALTLEDVLERRTRALLFDAGQGLGGVAATAAIMARRLGWDDARTAQEIDRYRSLAAGLRSFA